A genome region from Glycine max cultivar Williams 82 chromosome 5, Glycine_max_v4.0, whole genome shotgun sequence includes the following:
- the LOC100789722 gene encoding ABC transporter G family member 5, which yields MMQGCEVDAIGINYTIHTHKSEHPFKIFSNKSAHLDTEQDGKEPEEEAEVEQSCSGVRHVLKNVSFQAKPWEILAIVGPSGAGKSSLLEILAGKHSPQSGTVFLNHKPVDKAQFRKLSGYVTQKDTLFPLLTVEETLMFSAKLRLKLSQEQLCSRVKSLIQELGLDNVAGTRIGDDRVRGISGGERRRVSIGVEVIHDPKVLILDEPTSGLDSTSALQIIDMLKVMADTRGRTIILSIHQPGFRIVKLFNSLLLLANGSVLHHGTADLLSVNLRLMGLELPLHVNVVEFAIESIDTIQQQQKCVPVQVETPRQLPGTIQQKKGGDGEAGEGRNGKLTLQQLFQQSKVIDEQTMYAGMDFTSEFANSRLRETMILSHRFSMNIFRTKELFACRTVQMLVSGLVVGSIFCNLKDDLEGAFERVGLFAFILTFLLSSSIEALPIFLQEREILMKETSCGSYRVSSYAIANGLVYLPFLLILAILFSMPLYWLVGLNRNFLAFLHFLLLIWLILYTANSVVVCFSALVPNFIVGNSVIAGVIGSFFLFSGYFISKQEIPNYWIFMHYISLFKYPFEGFLINEFSNSGKCLEYMFGACIKSGEDVLKEEGYGGESNRWKNVGVTVCFILVYRFISYVILRYRCSQRGFGRVVTN from the coding sequence ATGATGCAAGGCTGTGAGGTTGATGCCATTGGCATAAACTACACGATCCACACACACAAATCGGAGCACCCTTTTAAAATCTTCAGCAACAAATCTGCACATCTTGACACTGAACAAGATGGTAAAGAGCCAGAAGAGGAAGCAGAAGTTGAACAAAGTTGCAGTGGAGTAAGGCATGTGCTGAAGAATGTGAGTTTCCAAGCCAAGCCATGGGAGATCCTAGCAATTGTTGGGCCAAGTGGAGCTGGCAAATCATCACTGCTTGAGATTCTTGCTGGTAAACACAGCCCTCAAAGTGGAACTGTGTTTCTGAACCACAAGCCTGTAGACAAAGCTCAGTTCAGGAAGCTTTCAGGGTATGTTACACAAAAGGACACTTTGTTTCCTTTACTTACAGTTGAAGAAACCCTCATGTTTAGTGCAAAGCTGAGGctgaagctttctcaagagcaaCTTTGCTCCAGGGTCAAGTCACTGATTCAGGAGCTTGGACTTGACAATGTTGCTGGCACTAGAATTGGTGATGATAGGGTCCGAGGCATATCTGGTGGTGAGAGGCGCAGAGTCTCCATTGGTGTTGAAGTCATTCATGATCCAAAAGTGCTGATTCTTGATGAACCAACTTCAGGGCTTGACAGTACTTCAGCTTTGCAAATAATTGACATGCTTAAGGTCATGGCTGACACAAGAGGGAGAACCATAATCCTTAGTATTCACCAACCCGGGTTCAGAATAGTGAAGCTGTTCAATTCATTGTTGCTGTTGGCCAATGGAAGTGTTTTGCACCACGGAACAGCTGATTTGCTTAGTGTGAATCTAAGGCTGATGGGTCTGGAGCTTCCTCTTCATGTCAATGTAGTTGAATTTGCCATTGAGTCCATTGATACCATTCAGCAGCAACAGAAATGTGTGCCAGTTCAGGTAGAAACTCCAAGGCAACTGCCAGGGACAATACAACAGAAGAAAGGTGGTGATGGTGAAGCAGGTGAGGGTAGGAATGGTAAGCTCACTTTGCAACAGCTCTTTCAGCAATCCAAGGTAATTGATGAACAAACCATGTATGCTGGAATGGATTTCACTAGTGAGTTTGCTAATTCTAGATTGAGAGAAACTATGATTCTCAGTCATAGGTTCTCCATGAACATATTCCGTACAAAAGAGCTATTTGCATGCAGGACAGTTCAGATGCTGGTTTCTGGGCTGGTTGTGGGGTCCATCTTTTGTAACCTTAAGGATGATCTAGAGGGAGCTTTTGAAAGGGTGGGTCTATTTGCTTTCATATTAACGTTTTTATTGTCAAGCAGCATAGAAGCTCTACCAATTTTTCTGCAAGAAAGGGAGATTCtaatgaaggagacatcttgTGGAAGCTATCGTGTGTCATCCTATGCTATTGCAAATGGCCTAGTTTACTTGCCATTTCTTCTCATCCTAGCCATTTTGTTCTCAATGCCCTTGTACTGGCTTGTAGGGCTCAACCGGAACTTCTTGGCTTTTTTGCACTTTCTGTTGCTGATATGGCTGATTCTTTACACGGCCAATTCAGTTGTGGTGTGTTTCAGTGCTCTGGTGCCTAATTTTATTGTTGGGAACTCAGTGATTGCTGGTGTTATAGGGTCATTCTTCTTATTCTCTGGATACTTCATATCAAAACAGGAAATTCCAAATTACTGGATTTTCATGCATTATATATCCTTGTTTAAGTATCCCTTTGAAGGGTTCCTGATCAATGAGTTCTCCAACTCGGGGAAGTGCTTGGAATACATGTTTGGGGCATGTATAAAGAGCGGAGAGGATGTGCTTAAAGAAGAAGGGTACGGGGGAGAGAGTAATAGATGGAAGAATGTTGGGGTCACTGTGTGCTTCATCTTGGTTTACAGGTTCATTTCTTATGTTATTCTTAGATACAGATGTTCCCAGAGGGGATTTGGCAGGGTTGTCACCAACTAA
- the LOC100305573 gene encoding uncharacterized protein LOC100305573 isoform 2 (isoform 2 is encoded by transcript variant 2) yields the protein MAFEDFDPIFSKPKVKWDSESCSSSCPFFLHAYAPDSSHLVIHVTNIYDAWETRLSLSMLEDIRDIVGIGGSWSDFADYFLTSLKSQDLKLVLEPDSNSDGVSHVKLVAQKSKGMPLITIPLTKLMDSAAMEVKLNFCSSLFEAFEIKSTECSLEKVSEREHSARTNMLAAEKERNEAIQLEQRQKFQKISNSENGVSTDGLQNSPDKQAARDTGATKVKNRKVPAYRRTRIRGALLHDSDE from the exons ATGGCGTTTGAAGACTTTGATCCTATCTTCAGTAAACCCAAAGTGAAGTGGGATTCTGAAAGTTGTTCTTCCTCGTGTCCCTTTTTCCTTCATGCCTATGCCCCTGATTCTTCTCACCTTGTAATTCATGTCACCAATATCTACGATGCCTGGGAAACTCGTCTTTCGCTCTCCATGCTTGAGGACATT AGGGATATTGTTGGTATAGGGGGCTCTTGGTCAGACTTTGCCGATTATTTTCTAACATCCCTCAAGTCACAAGATCTTAAGCTGGTTCTAGAGCCAGATTCAAATTCTGATG GTGTTAGTCATGTGAAATTAGTagctcagaaatcaaaagggaTGCCTTTGATCACCATTCCTCTCACCAAACTTATGGACTCCGCTGCTATGGAGGTTAAGTTAAATTTTTGTTCGAGCCTCTTTGAGGCATTTGAAATCAAAAGCACAGAGTGTTCTCTTGAAAAAG TTTCAGAGCGAGAGCACTCTGCTCGGACAAACATGTTAGCAGCTGAAAAG GAAAGAAATGAAGCCATACAACTGGAACAGCGACAAAAGTTTCAAAAGATTAGCAACTCAGAGAATGGCGTTTCTACTGATGGATTGCAAAACTCTCCAG ATAAGCAAGCAGCTCGGGATACAGGTGCTACAAAAGTCAAGAATCGTAAGGTGCCAGCTTATCGCAG GACTAGAATAAGAGGGGCCCTCTTACATGATAGTGATGAATGA
- the LOC100305573 gene encoding uncharacterized protein LOC100305573 isoform 1 (isoform 1 is encoded by transcript variant 1) produces the protein MAFEDFDPIFSKPKVKWDSESCSSSCPFFLHAYAPDSSHLVIHVTNIYDAWETRLSLSMLEDIRDIVGIGGSWSDFADYFLTSLKSQDLKLVLEPDSNSDGVSHVKLVAQKSKGMPLITIPLTKLMDSAAMEVKLNFCSSLFEAFEIKSTECSLEKEREHSARTNMLAAEKERNEAIQLEQRQKFQKISNSENGVSTDGLQNSPDKQAARDTGATKVKNRKVPAYRRTRIRGALLHDSDE, from the exons ATGGCGTTTGAAGACTTTGATCCTATCTTCAGTAAACCCAAAGTGAAGTGGGATTCTGAAAGTTGTTCTTCCTCGTGTCCCTTTTTCCTTCATGCCTATGCCCCTGATTCTTCTCACCTTGTAATTCATGTCACCAATATCTACGATGCCTGGGAAACTCGTCTTTCGCTCTCCATGCTTGAGGACATT AGGGATATTGTTGGTATAGGGGGCTCTTGGTCAGACTTTGCCGATTATTTTCTAACATCCCTCAAGTCACAAGATCTTAAGCTGGTTCTAGAGCCAGATTCAAATTCTGATG GTGTTAGTCATGTGAAATTAGTagctcagaaatcaaaagggaTGCCTTTGATCACCATTCCTCTCACCAAACTTATGGACTCCGCTGCTATGGAGGTTAAGTTAAATTTTTGTTCGAGCCTCTTTGAGGCATTTGAAATCAAAAGCACAGAGTGTTCTCTTGAAAAAG AGCGAGAGCACTCTGCTCGGACAAACATGTTAGCAGCTGAAAAG GAAAGAAATGAAGCCATACAACTGGAACAGCGACAAAAGTTTCAAAAGATTAGCAACTCAGAGAATGGCGTTTCTACTGATGGATTGCAAAACTCTCCAG ATAAGCAAGCAGCTCGGGATACAGGTGCTACAAAAGTCAAGAATCGTAAGGTGCCAGCTTATCGCAG GACTAGAATAAGAGGGGCCCTCTTACATGATAGTGATGAATGA